The following is a genomic window from Apodemus sylvaticus chromosome 10, mApoSyl1.1, whole genome shotgun sequence.
CCTCGGCAGCAAGTGCCCATACCATCTCAGGCATCACCGCCCCCACTGAGTACTCACGACAGGCTCCTTGAAGGCAGTACTGGTAAGGGGCTCCTCGGCAGGGCTGGGTGTGCATGGTCACAGCGTGTGCCTGGGTGCTGGCTCTCAGTGCTGTCAGGCCACGTAGCTGTTTCTCCTTTTCGtccttttttctttcaagaccGGCTCTCACTATATCTGTGTCTTCCTATGTCCTATGAGGACAGCCATAGGCCATTGCTGCCCACAGCCCGTACCTGGCAGCTGGGTTCCACCTGTGTTGGATGGTCCCACACTGTAACGGTCCAGCCAGTGGCTGCCAGCAGCATCCTCACTGAGAGCCAGGGAGGAGCagatactatatatgtatatatatatttgtctcaCTTTcaagatagccctggctgtcctgaaactcaccatatagaccaggctatcctcgaactcacagagatctatttctccgcctcccaaatgccaggattaaaggcatgtaccaccaattctggctttgctttttctcttcttGGTCCTAACCCTAGGCACCTTCTCCGCATCTGATGAGGAAGGACTCTGTGAGGAGAACCATGTTTCTGAGGCATTCCTCCAAGGCCAGGCCCCGGCCCCACCCGTGCTCGTGGAGAGGGAGGCCAGTGGGGCTGGGGATGCCCCTCGGGACACAGCAAAGAGCTCTTGGACACACGCTGAGCTTCCCAGTCACCACAGCCAAATGAGTGAGCCTGTGGCCGTGGGCAGAGACTGAGGCCTTGTCAGGCCACTTTTGGGGCTTACCGTAATCTTTCCTGAGGATGAGCTGAGGTCACCTCCAGGACTCTGGGGATCCTGATATTCCTGTGGTGGGTGGTACAGCGCTCAGCCTAGCAGGGTTGGGGGCTTTGTGTCTGGGGAGGAATCTCTGATGGTAGTAGACAGTTCAGTGTCCTGTGGTCTCTTCTGTCAGGTGAATGGAGCCTTCGGAGCGGAAAGACTGGGCTTCCAACCCGCCCAGATTCCTACAAGCACTTCACACCTCGATATAAGGCCTCTACACGGGTTAAGGTTGGCAGCACACCATGCTAGGGGTTTCTAAAAATAGTCTTCTCTGAACATGGGCCCTCTCAGTCTTCCCCAGGGTAGCTTCCACTCCATCCTACCCTCCAACCAGTAGCATGTAGAGTCAGCTTTCTGGTTGTGCTGATCCTACCTCTGTTCCTCACCGGTGCTGCTGCCCCTCTCTGGCCCCTCAGTACTCCAGGAGCACCAAGTTCCTAGTTCTGTGGATCCCACCCATCTCCCTATTCATACCCCGGGTCCCTTACCTTGCCGCTCTTTGTGTATCTCCTAGCACTTACCTGTGTAGTCTGGAGAGCAGCTGTGCTGGTTGCCAGCTTTCTGGGTCTGCTTCCTTGCAGAGTGTCTCCTTCCCTCCCGCTGGCAGGGAGCAGCTGCGACTGAAGGCCGTTGTGGGCTACAATGGGAATGGGAGGGCCAACATGGTCTGGAGGCCCGACACAGGTAGGACTGCAGGCTCCAATCTCACCCTCTGGGTGGGTCCTTCTCAGCAAACAAACCCTGGATATCAGTTGAAGCTTCTAGAGTGTAGGGCACTGGCACATGCCCGGTTAGGCTGAAGTCCCGTGAGGTCTGACTGCCAGCGGTGATGGGGGTTGTCGTTTTCCTTGCCTACAGGTTTCTTTGCCTATACATGTGGTCGCCTGGTGGTAGTGGAGGACCTGCATTCTGGCACCCAGCGGCACTGGCTTGGCCATCCTCAGGAGATCTCTACTCTGGCACTCAACCAGGATGGCCAGGTGCATCCTTACCCACATCCAGGGGCACAGTGTACAGTGGAGCGTGGCTCTAGCTCGCACGCAGGACACATCCCAGCTTACCCTCCGTTGAGCAAGGGAGGTGTCTCTACTGACCACTGACCTTCCGGCCTGCAGatcttggcctctgcctcctgctgcgGCAACACAGCTGTCCGCTGCCAGATCCGAATTTGGGATGTTCCCAAGGGCCTCTGTCGGCACCTCCTTTCCCACCATGACACAGCTGTGCAAGCTCTGGCTTTCTCCCCAGATGATGAGTTCCTTGTAACATTGGGTAAGCAGAGAGAGGGCAGATCTCTAGGAGCCCTGGTGGCTGGCCTGTGCCTGACGTCCCTGTTATCTGTCCCTAGGGGACTATGCAGACCGGAACCTTGCGCTGTGGAGCATGGCCACCTATGAACTCCTGTCATCCACTTGCCTCCTGGAGCCTGTGCATGGTGTGGCCTTTAACCCGTGGGATGCCAATGAGCTCATCTGTGTGGGCACAAGTGCCATCACCTTCTGGCTCCTGCAGCACCATGGGACAGACACCAGCTTCCAGGTACCAGGCTGATAACTgaggtgttattttattttatgtgcactggtggtTTACCTGCGTGTGCATTTGTATGAAGGTGCCAGAGCCTTTGAATTGGAGTTacacagttgtgagccgccatgtgggtgccgggaattgatcctgggtcctctgggaaagcagccagtgctctgtaccactgagccatctctccagccccaaggtgtTCCATGGGCAACTTGAGAGGATGGAATCTGGTTGCCTGAGGACCTCACTGGCCCACAACCACACTTGTGTTCTGTCAGGTACACCAAGAACCAGTCCCTGAGGAACTGGGGGCGTCCGAGTTGACCTCACTCTGCTATGGGGCCAGCCCTCTGCTTTACTGTGGCTCCAGCTCTGGCCAGGTCTGTGTGTGGGACACTGGCACTGGCCACTGCTTCCTGGCCTGGGAGGCTGACGATGGCGAGATTGGTGAGTGCCCAGCAACCTCTGTCGTCCTCCAGCTGAGCTGGCTGGGACAGTGAGGGGGAATGGGCGTCTCATACGCACTCTGTCTTCTAGGAGTGCTGCTGTGTTCAGGCTCTAGACTGATCAGCGGGAGTAACACAAAAAGGCTACGCCTTTGGGCTGTGGGGGTTGTGCCAGAGCTGAGGCGCAAAGGCTCCAGTGCCAGGTGAGCTGCCACAGGCCTCTGTCCCGCCTCCTCCCCCTGGGTTTTGGCTGCAGTCCTTGACGGAGCCTGCAAGCCAGCACTTCTGTAGCACAGCTCTCAGTCAAGGGCTACCCTACAGATCTGTCATTAGTTGGGCTCTCCTTGAGGATACACTCCGGCATAGCATGGGCCTTGCTGGCCGCAGACCAAAGAGAAAGAAGCTTAGAATCCCTGACTCTGTCGAGTTGGTTCCTCTGCCCATGAGAGCACAGGGCCAGACTGATGGCTGCTAGTTTCCCCGTCACCTGGCAGACTCAGCTGGCTCATGTCTCCAGCCTCAAGTCTCTGTACCTCTGTTCTCTTAGATCCAGTTCTGTTTTCATGGAGCGTGAGCTGACCCTGGATGGGGCCATTGTGAGTGCCAGCTTTGACGGTGGCATGGACATGGGTGTAGTGGGCACCACGGCTGGCACGATCTGGTACATCAGCTGGACAGAGGGCACTAGCACCCGCCTCATCAGTGGTCACAGGACCAAGGTGAGCTCACTGGGCTGTGAAGGAAGACAGGATTTCCACCCCAGGCAGGGTAGGCTAGGGCAGCAAGTCCATTTACTGCCCCCGCCTCTCCCACCACAATCATCCTCTCTTCAGTTCACGAGTAACACTCAGGGAAACTCAAGTAGGGTCTCTTGGGTCCAAGCATTGTATATACCAGGATAGACAGACTCTGCAGTCTTTACTTTTTGTAACTTGTTAAAGAACTCACATCACCTACCTGCTTAGCACTTCCCATAAGCTGGCTCTGCTGACCTCGTCAGGATCCTACTGTGGAGTCCTGTCAGCCCCACAAGGTTCTGGCTGGATCTGCTCATACAAAGTTGGAACTGGTCTGGGTATTTTAGATGTGGTCAGGTCTAAGCAGGCCTGTCATTTGATAGGACTATCTGGATTTATTCATGCCTGACAGCCATGTGATAGATCGTGCCTGTGACCTTGTGTGGGCTGCCTCCATTGTCCGACAGATTTCCAGGTTCATCCAGTCTGTGTCTCAGTTCTACTGTCTTTTCTATGGCCAGCTTCCTTTTGTTCAAATAGCCAGTATGCTCTCCTGCCCACAGAAGTTTGGGTCTTGAGCCCTTAGCTGTGCTGGCAGTCCTAACTGCTTTCCAGCACTGAGGATGGACAGGCATTCCAGCCATAGACTGTGACAGGAACCTCAGGAACCCAGGATGACGATGGGACCCAGGACCCTGAGCAACCACAACCTTGGATTTTCTCCAAGAGATTTTATGCATCAGTTTACACTGAGTTTCACTGGTTCATGGCATCTGTGCCACCTGTCTTCAAAAATCCTGATCCTTAGTAGTGCCCACGAGGTACACATGTTTTCTTCACTAAGACATAAAACAGCCACTCAAGCCACACAGCCACTCAAGCTGTGAGCACTGGAGACAGCCAGGTGACTCGtgctttttctttgagtctgtagGCTGCTGGAGACATGAGGTCACATTATATACTCTAGGTTCTGTCAGTGTTTCCCATAGTTTTCTAAGTTCCACTTACTGATGGGTTCATCTCTAAGGTCTAGGGAGCAGCGTGTACCTCGCATGGAGGTGGTCGGGTCAAGTGGGCTTGGCCAGAAGACGGTTGTGCCCATGTGGGCAGCCTGGCCTGGAGGTCTGAGTGGGAAAGGCCCAGATGGGCATCCCCTCAACTGTACTAGGGCCCCACAGGTAAACGAAGTGGTCTTCAGCCCCAGCGAATCTCACTGTGCCACCTGTGGCGACGACGGGAGCGTGAGGGTGTGGTCTCTGGCCAGCATGGAGCTGGTGATCCAGTTCCAGGTACTGAATCAGGTAGGTAGAGAGATTGGGGGGACCAGCCGTATGCTCTGCTCCCTCTGTCACCTTCCTGGGGAGATGCTGGCTTTCCCTTCTCCATGTGACACTagagctgcctctgccttgcGTGGACACCCCCATCCTGTGGACTcccagagcagcagcaggtgGTGGCCGGCTACAGCGATGGCACACTTCGAGTCTTCAGCATCTCTCGTACTGCAATGGAACTCAAGATGCACCCCCATCGGACTGCCCTGACAGCCATTGCCTTCTCCAGCGACGGTGAGATGTGGCCACAGTCATATGCCCACCTCATCTAGCCTGCACCACACTTCCAGTGGGTTGGGCTTACGAGATGGTGTCATAGTCTCCATCTGGCACAGGTCAGACCATCCTATCTGGAGATAAGGACGGGCTTGTGGCTATAAGCCACCCCTGCACAGGAATGACCTTCCGTGTGCTCAGTGACCACCGGGGTGCCCCAATTTCTGCCATCCAGAGCACAAGCAAAGAAGTAAGCCCACCTCAGGTGATGATGGGGAGGGGTTTGGGGTGCTATGGGCAGGCAGCAGCCTCTCACATGCCTCATTTCTCCTAGTATGGAGACCTAGGGGTAGAGGGTGTGGAACTGTGGCTGGCCGCGAGTGGGGACCAGCGTGTGAGCGTCTGGGCCTCTGACTGGCTCCGGGGCCGCTGCGAGCTCCTGGAATGGCTAAGCTTTCCTGCACCCGCCACCTCAGAGGTAAGAGCCCCGCCCGCGGGCAGACGGTGGGAACTGGAGTCTGCACAACTCAGTACCATACGTGCTTCCCACAGGCGCCAGGCCTCCTGCCCCCCTCTCTTGCTGCCTTCTGCCCTTGGGATAGGGCGATGCTGGTGTGTGTGGGCCTTGGTGCACATGAAGAAGTAGTCTTCTACAGCCTTCGCCAAAAGCAGGTTTGTGCACTCAACAGATACTGCACTGTAGGTGGGCATCCGGGGCTGTGTGTCACGGGGTCATAAGGCCATGGAGCCTGGTCCGGGTTCCTAGCAGGAGACCTCAGTGTCACACTGTCTTCCTACAGGTGGTACAGAAGACACCTCTGCCCTTCTTCGCCATGTCCTTGAGCCTGTCCCCAGGGGCTCAGCTCATGGTCGTTGGCTTTGCTGGTGAGTGCTGTTGGACACAGTGTTCTGGGGAAGGGCAGACTGGCTCTTCCACTCTTCATCCGTGTTTGGGCTCTCCCTCTGTGAGGAGTGTGGAGTCACAGCCCCATGGGAGGTCTAAGGTCATAGACAAGGTATAAGTCACAGCCGCATCTAcactggggcagagagagggcagcttcGATGGCCCACAGCCATAGCAGGTCATGGCCCTGCTCCCCCCATCCCCAGCAAGGTTCCCTGGTGTCAGTCCTCAGAGCCCTGAGTCAGGCAGGGACACAGGCTTGCGAACCCCTCTGGGTGCTGCCTGGCCTTCCCACCCTGCCATCTGCCCACAGAATGCATGCTGAGGCTCCTAGACTGTGCGGCAGGGACTGCCCAGGACTTTGAAGGCCACGATGACTCAGTACACCTGTGTCGGTTCACGCCCTCGGGTCGGCTGCTCTTCACGGCTGCTCACAACGAGATCCTGGTGTGGGAAGTCACCGACCCCTGAGCTATGGCTAGGAACACAGGCAGAGAAGCCAAACTGAGGATTGCTGTATGCTGAGCCAGGATGGCTGGACGGGCTTCAGAACTGCGTAAATTCCAAAGATTTAAGGAGGCTGAGGGTGTGGCCATGGCTTAGACTCCGTGAAGCATgcatttgatcctcagaaccatTCCCCCCCACAGACTTGGCATTCTGTGATCCTCAGAACCATTCCCACATACACAGAAGACTTGGCATACTGGGTTGTTTTGCACATgaaggttgttttatttttattttgtacagtTCAAGTAAATAAAACCTGGCATTTATAATATCGATGCATTGTTTTACTGTTCCATAAATTATATTTCTGTATCACTTCTGGCCTGAGCTCACCCTTTGTCCCTACCCACAATCCAGTCTGTTGTCCAGACTTGCTATCCATTGGCCTGTCCACCTGGGAAGCTTGTTGGGTCTGATAACTGTTCGCACCACCTGCAGTGTCAGGAGCATTCAACTGCCTTAGCCCAACCACTAGCTGGTGCTGCGTGGGCGGGACCGGAAGTTTGGATGAGGGCGGTACTGAAGACAGGAAGTGCGGGGGGCCTGCGCGGGTTGAAGGAGAGGGTTGGGGTTGGGACTCGGTCTACTTGGTCCGTTCTGGGCCGGGAGGGGTGGGCTTGGGGTGCTGCTGCCGGGCTGCAGCCATGCGGCGCGACGTGCGCATCCTGCTGTTGGGCGAGGGTAGGCGCCGGGGCCGCGGGAAGACGGGTGGGGTCGCCGTGACCTCGGCCATGCTCCTGACCACTGTTCCCTCTCCCCGCGCAGCCCAGGTGGGGAAGACTTCTCTGATCCTGTCGCTGGTCGGCGAGGAGTTTCCCGAGGAGGTGTGCGGGGCGGACTGGACATTAAGGGCGGATGCCAGGCTCTGGGCAGCTGGGCTCCGCATTCAATACTGACCCACCTGTTGCAGGTCCCTGCCCGCGCGGAGGAGATCACCATCCCCGCCGACGTCACCCCGGAGAAGGTGCCCACTCATATCGTGGATTTCTCAGGTATCTCCAAATGCTGCCTCCCAGCCGGTGTGGATTGAGCCTGCAGCTGGTCTGAATCGAGCGCAACAGCCATCTCCATCGGATTCTTTTTCCTTGTAGAAGCGGAGCAGACAGAGGAGGAACTTCAGGAGGAGATCCTCAAGGTGCGGTGCATCTTGCAGGCCCGTGGATACTGAGCCCGATTCCTTGGTCCCAGCTTGCTGCCACCTAGTTCTAATCGGCTTGCTTTTCTGGCGGCTGGATTAGGTGACTGTGCTTGACCCTGATAATTCAGCTGTGACCTTCACGGCTGAGTATTGTTGGCTTTTCCAGATCACAGCTTTCTGGGATCCAGGACCTGGCCAGTGCTGCCCTTAGTAATCCTTCCTAGGGTCTGAGGGGAGCAGATATATGTCCTTCATTGCCTTTCCTTAAACATGCTCCAGTTGCCCGGTACCATTCCTCCCTAGGCTGTAGTGAATGCCATCTTAATTAGGCGTGCCCTGTTGCCAGAGTTACTGTGTTCCTGAATGCAGTTCTTCAACCTTCAGTGCCCTACAGGTGCAGGTCACTTGGTCAGGGTGCAGTGTCCTTGCTTTGGGTCTGCAGCAGCCTTGCTGCTTGCACTGAGATAGAAAGTGAGAGGCCGGGCTCCGGGCTgtaccctgtgggtgctggatcTATCCTAAGACAGGGATGTGCTGCTAGGGTCTGGTATCCCTTAGGGAGTGCTGGCAGGGATTGGCCGGCTTGGCGGAGGTGGGCTTCTTGGGCCTCAGAGCCCTGCGGATCCAGCTTTGAGCACCTGAGCCATGCATGCTGGGGAGGCCCATACTGTCCGTAGAGAGCAGGCAGGCTGCTTACCCTGTTCCTTGCTTTCCCTTAGGCAAATGTAGTGTGCGTGGTGTACGATGTGTCTGAGGAGACCACCATTGAGAAGGTAGGCAAGAGGGGGGCTCCTGGTCTGAGTTTAGCCCTGCTGATAGTGCCTGGCTTAGAGGGCAGTCGGCCTGGGCTCTTGCCCCTCTACCCTTATTCCCAGCCTCATGTCTGTTGAACCTTTCAGCAAACCCCATACCTCTGAGTTAGGGAGCGTTGTCCTTATACCGCAGCCTGCTTGGGGAGATTGCAGCGGTTGGGGTCAGACACGTCCCTGCCTGTCATCTGCAGTCTCCCACCGGCACTCTGTATCCTGCACTCTGAAAGCTTGTTTAGCCCCGGGTAGAGGAACATGGGCTGCTGAGCCTGCGCGTGTTCTGGCCTCACGCTTGGACTTCTGTCTCTCAGATCCGTACCAAGTGGATCCCCCTCGTGAATGGCAGGACGGCGACAGGGCCCAGGTGACCAGCAGGGCCTCAGCTAGGGGGACTAGAGCCCACCTGCTCCCCATCCCTGGTGATCATGGCCTCTCTCCCAGGTTGCCCATCATCCTGGTAGGCAATAAGTCAGACCTGCGGCCGGGGGGTACCATGGAGGCTGTTCTGCCCATCATGAGCCAGTTTCCTGAGATAGAGACGTGCGTGGAGGTGAGCGGGGAGGTTAAAGGGGAGGCCTGTGGTGAGACCCTGAAGCAGCTCCCTAGATCTATCACGGGTCCCTCCTGAGCCTGTCCTCACCCTTGTCCAGTGTTCAGCCAAGCACTTGAGGAATATTTCTGAGCTGTTCTACTATGCCCAGAAGGCTGTTTTGCATCCCACAGCCCCCCTTTATGACCCGGAGACCAAACAGGTAAGTAGTGGGTGAGGGCCACACACTCGGTTCCCTGAGACTCATCCCCAGGCCCATGTTGGGTGTTGGGTAAGGAGCACCAATGGATGGGCATAGCAACAGGGTGGCCAGGAAAAGGGCCATGTGGTGTTGTGTCCCTGCAGCTAAGGCCTGCGTGCGCCCAGGCGCTCACACGGATCTTCAGGCTGTCGGACCAGGACCTAGACCATGCGCTGAACGACGAGGAGCTTAATGCCTTCCAGGTGTGGCCCTGCCCTGACCCCTAGCTGCCCTTGTAAGAGGGTCATGAGGATAGCTGACTGATCTCAAGCACTCTCTTCCCGGAGGCAGAAGTCCTGCTTTGGCCACCCCCTGGCCCCACAGGCCCTGGAGGATGTGAAGAGGGTGGTGTGCAAGAACGTGCCAGGTGGTGTGCAGGCTGACCGGCTGACCCTGGAAGGTGAGGCAGACATCTCATGCCCTGATgtgcggggcggggtggggcctTGGACTAACCTTCCACCTACCCACAGGCTTCCTCTTCCTGAACACACTCTTCATCCAACGTGGCCGGCATGAGACCACGTGGACCATCCTGCGGCGCTTTGGTTACAGTGACTCGCTGGAGCTGACGCCTACCTACCTCTGTCCGCCGTGAGTTGTAGGCTGGTGGGCAGTGGCGCTTACACTCTTGGGTTAGATCCTGTGACCCTGGGGACCCACACACTCCTTAGCTCCTCCCCTCGCTTAGCCCCAGCCTTGTACCCAGGGGTTCTGCTGGGAGTGCCTGGctgtccaggcagaccctgcactGTGACAGGTACAGTGAATCCCCACAGGCTCCATGTACCCCCTGGCTGCAGCACGGAGCTCAACCATCGTGGCTACCAGTTTGTGCAGCGGGTATTTGAGAAGCATGACCAGGTGAGCACATTACCTCACCTGCTCTTTGAtactcctccccccctccccaagcaCATGTCACCATAGTCCCTTTGCCTGTAGGACCATGATGGTGTCCTCTCGCCCACGGAACTACAGAACTTCTTCAGTGTGTTCTCAGTTGCCCCGTGGGGCCCTGAACTCTCACACACAGTCCCCACTCAGGCTGGCTGTCTGCCCTTGCATGGGTATCTCTGCCAGTGGACGTAAGTACAGTCCCTATCTACCCGTCTGTTCCTGCCCACCCGTCCTACTCTCCTTAGCCCTGTGTCTCCCTTTCCTCCCAGCCTGGTGACATACTTGGATGTCCAGCAATGCCTTGCAGACCTGGGCTACCTGGGTTACCCCACGCTCTGTGAACAGGACTCCCAGGCACAGGCTATCACAGGTGGGAGAACACATTTTTGGTCCCTGGGCCCAGATCGCCCTTCATGATGACCAACACCCTCATGTGAGCTCATCTCTACAGTTACTCGGGAGAAGAGACTGGACCAGGAGAAAGGGCAGACCCAGCGCAGCGTTCTCATGTGTAAGGTGTTGGGCGGCCGAGGGGTGGGCAAGTCAGCCTTCCTGCAAGCCTTCCTCGGCCACAGCCTCGGGGTGAGGATTATGGAGGTCCCAACCCCTACCTGGGAACTCAAGAGGGCAGGAGGGGGTGCCACAGAGAACTCTGGGGCCAAAAACTTCCCGCTGTCCACACAGGAAGCCAGGGACCCCCATGAGAAATCCCCCGTGCATACCATCAATACAGTGCAGGTCCGCGGACAGGAGAAGTACCTGATTGTGAGTGAGGGCTGGAGCACCGTGTCCTGAAGGGTGGACCTGTGACACCCCATGTGCCCATTCTTCCTCCTAAGGGAGCTGTCTCAGGGTGGCCCTTGAGGGACCCAGCCTTGGGGAGGCCACTAAAGCTACTGTTTGTCACAGCTGTGTGAAGTGAGTGCTGACAGCCTGCTGGACACCTCTCTAGACACTACCTGTGATGTCGCCTGCTTAATGTTTGACAGCAGTGATCCCAAGACCTTTGTGCACTGTGCTTCCATATACAAGGCAAGCGCTGGCCTGGGGTCctgtgggggggcggggggctacAGCCGTAGCCCAGTTAGCTAAGCCAGCGGGCTCAGCTCTCAAGTGGTTCTGTTTTCCTGGCAGCGTTATTACATGGATGGGCAGACCCCCTGCCTCTTTATCTCCTCCAAAGCTGATCTCCCTGAAGGTGTTGCCCCACCAGGCCTGTCACCAGCTGAGTTCTGCAGGAGGCACCggctgcctgcccctgcctcgtTCTCCTGCTTGggaccagcccagcccagcacagatGTCTTTACCCAACTTGCTACCATGGCCACTTTCCCGTGAGTATACCTTCTGCAGCCTCAATGTGGGTGGGGCTCAGTCTGTCATCTGGGTACACAGGTGTAAGAGCTGCAGGGTGAGGCCTGTGACCCAGAGAACTGTGCtggatgccctcctctggcttgGCCTCTGGCTGTCTGGGACGGGTTTTCGGCAGTGAGCTTTTAGCAAGCACATGCCGTGAGTATTCTTCTTTCCACAGACACCTGGTGCACACAGAGCTGCACCCCACCTCCTTCTGGCTCCGAGGAATGCTGGTGGCTGTCGGGACCGCGGTGGCTGCTGTCCTTAGCTTCTCTCTATACAGGGTCCTAGTGAAGAGCCGATGACAAAGGACCCATGAGCCTCTCCTACCCCCAGGCACAGCACACTGTGTGGGCCCACACGGCAAAGGAGTATGGGCTTCCAGTCTGTTGGAGTAATGTCTGTGTGGCTTACTACAGGGTCCCTGGGACTGATGTGGGTTCCTGCTCAGGGACATGGTATCTAGATCTTGCCTTCCAAAAATCTGTTGCCCTATTGCAGGCCTGTCCTGCTGAGCCTGAACGTACTGGTGCCAGGTGTGAGGCCTTAGCCTTGGAGGGAGTATTGTGTTAAGGGCTGGGCTGTGAGTAAGGAAGTCGGTGACCAGGACCTGAAGTACTCAGGGTGTTCCCTCCTTCCTGGTTGTGTCTGGCCAGTGGACATGGGGGGGCAGAGGTGTTGGTCATTCAGGGAGGGACCCGATACCCACAGAGCACAGAGTTCCCACCTTTCTGTCAGGTGTGAAGACTTACCCACACTGCCAGCTGCAGAGCAAGTGGAACTGGGGTTCCTGATTAAATGTCACTTGTCCTTTTTCATCTCTTGGATTTTGATCTCTCAAtacaacttttttctttctttaaaaaatatgcttattttatgagtttgagtgttttgcctgcgtatATGTCAGGGCACTGTGTATGTGCCTGGTCCTGATGGAAGCTGAGTGAGTGTCAGAagtccctgggactggagctaactgatggttgtgaaccaccatgtgggtgctgggaacgaacccaggtcctctgcagaagcagccagTGTTGCGAACCAccaagccctctctccagccccataaaacTGGCTTTTCTTCAATCTAAACGTGACTACTGTTTGTGTGAGTTGGAATTGTCACCTGACCCTTTTGTCTCCCTCGTCCCTTTTCTGAGGTCTCACTGGTCATACTGATTAATGGCTGTGGAAGGTCCAGTTGGGGTCTGCTGTCCAGTAATGCCGGCCTCCATCTGTgtcatgtggggtgtgtgtgagagagagggctCCAATGCACGTCTGTTTCTTCCCTGGGAACCTAGCTTCTGCTGTTGGTTCCTCATTGCCCCGCACTCAGCCCAGTCAGCCTGCCTGGCTCTGCTGAGAACCATGGCTTTCAGTGTAGCCTGGCTGTACAAACAGGGGCAGCCACAAGTCTCAGCCTGGCCAGAggctgagggaaggaaggactgcTGGGCTCAGAGTTGATCTTGTAAAATGACCTCCTaccaccaaaaccacacaaacaggAATCCAAACTCTGTCAGTCACTTGGGTTGGGGCAGGTGGGCTCTCTCTACCCCAGAATGTCCACCTAACAAGGATCCCTGGATGCGGCCTTTGCCTCCTGCTACAGTCCTAACCTACTGGCCTGCCGTCCCACTAAGTGGGACCTGCCTGCGGATTGTAGGCAGCTGTATTCCCTATAGAGTCCCATCTACAGGCAGTAGGCAGGAATAACTGCCCTCACACCTTTGCAGCAGCAGATTCTGTGTTGAGTGATACTTGGGGGGTTGCCATGGTTACACCT
Proteins encoded in this region:
- the Rhot2 gene encoding mitochondrial Rho GTPase 2, which produces MRRDVRILLLGEAQVGKTSLILSLVGEEFPEEVPARAEEITIPADVTPEKVPTHIVDFSEAEQTEEELQEEILKANVVCVVYDVSEETTIEKIRTKWIPLVNGRTATGPRLPIILVGNKSDLRPGGTMEAVLPIMSQFPEIETCVECSAKHLRNISELFYYAQKAVLHPTAPLYDPETKQLRPACAQALTRIFRLSDQDLDHALNDEELNAFQKSCFGHPLAPQALEDVKRVVCKNVPGGVQADRLTLEGFLFLNTLFIQRGRHETTWTILRRFGYSDSLELTPTYLCPPLHVPPGCSTELNHRGYQFVQRVFEKHDQDHDGVLSPTELQNFFSVFSVAPWGPELSHTVPTQAGCLPLHGYLCQWTLVTYLDVQQCLADLGYLGYPTLCEQDSQAQAITVTREKRLDQEKGQTQRSVLMCKVLGGRGVGKSAFLQAFLGHSLGEARDPHEKSPVHTINTVQVRGQEKYLILCEVSADSLLDTSLDTTCDVACLMFDSSDPKTFVHCASIYKRYYMDGQTPCLFISSKADLPEGVAPPGLSPAEFCRRHRLPAPASFSCLGPAQPSTDVFTQLATMATFPHLVHTELHPTSFWLRGMLVAVGTAVAAVLSFSLYRVLVKSR